One window of Quercus robur chromosome 5, dhQueRobu3.1, whole genome shotgun sequence genomic DNA carries:
- the LOC126725588 gene encoding probable 2-oxoglutarate-dependent dioxygenase AOP1 — protein MGTETNHKVPVIHFSKENLKPGTLSWSLACKEVRRALEEYGTFTAVYDKASKELENAIYKAGKELFDLPSESKMRNKAERTFHGFLGNSPIIPLHESCGIDNATTLEGVKKFTSLMWPDGNEKFSENVLSYSSMVAELDQMVQRMIFESYGVDKYVEPHKESTYYLLRLIKYRPPEANENNLGFRAHNDKGFTAIVHQIYGEGLEIEKDGDWILCELLPNSFVILAGDALMGWSNGRIRSVKHRVTMNTKEMRFSTALFAFSTGMIQIPEELVDDQNPLRFKSFDHQKFLRFFETEEGRKADSPLQVYTGV, from the exons ATGGGCACTGAAACAAATCACAAAGTTCCTGTCATTCATTTTTCCAAAGAAAACTTGAAACCTGGAACGCTTTCTTGGTCCTTGGCCTGCAAGGAAGTTAGGCGTGCACTAGAAGAGTACGGAACTTTCACAGCAGTGTATGATAAAGCTTCAAAAGAGCTTGAAAATGCAATTTACAAAGCAGGAAAAGAGTTGTTTGATCTCCCATCAGAAAGCAAAATGAGAAACAAAGCTGAGAGGACTTTCCATGGTTTTCTGGGAAATTCTCCCATTATCCCTTTGCATGAAAGCTGTGGCATCGATAATGCCACAACTCTAGAAGGtgtaaaaaaattcacaagTCTCATGTGGCCAGATGGGAACGAGAAATTCAG TGAAAATGTGCTTTCGTACTCAAGCATGGTGGCAGAGTTAGATCAAATGGTACAGAGAATGATTTTTGAAAGCTATGGTGTGGATAAGTACGTTGAACCTCATAAGGAGTCCACATATTACCTTCTTCGTCTCATTAAATATAGACCACCGGAGGCGAATGAGAATAATTTAGGATTTCGCGCTCATAATGACAAGGGCTTTACAGCAATAGTCCATCAAATTTACGGAGAAGGATTGGAGATCGAAAAGGATGGCGACTGGATCCTCTGCGAGCTATTGCCAAATTCTTTTGTGATCCTTGCTGGAGATGCTCTCATG GGATGGAGTAATGGCAGAATACGTTCAGTTAAACATAGAGTCACTATGAACACAAAAGAGATGCGGTTTTCTACTGCGCTTTTTGCATTCAGTACTGGAATGATACAAATCCCAGAAGAGCTAGTTGATGACCAAAATCCATTGCGGTTTAAGTCATTTGATCATCAAAAGTTCCTTCGTTTCTTCGAGACAGAGGAAGGCCGGAAGGCTGACTCTCCTCTCCAAGTTTACACCGGTGTTTGA